Proteins found in one Stigmatopora nigra isolate UIUO_SnigA chromosome 15, RoL_Snig_1.1, whole genome shotgun sequence genomic segment:
- the traf7 gene encoding E3 ubiquitin-protein ligase TRAF7 has translation MEASFGPTFAAVAAGAKAETSSTYKQHRRTPSSSSTLTYSPRDDDDGMPPIGTPRRSDSAISVRSLHSESNMSLRSTFSLHEEEDDMEPQVFAEQPSVKLCCQLCCNVFKDPVITTCGHTFCRRCALTSDKCPVDVAKLTVVVNNIAVAEQIGELFIHCKYGCRATVTGAGAGGASNATVAGKPGTHEVDPVGCPFTIKLSSRKEHEASCDYRPVRCPNNPSCPPLLTMNLEAHLKECEHIKCPHSKYGCTFIGNQDTYATHLEMCKFEGLKEFLQQTDDRFHEMQLTLAQKDQDIAFLRSMLGKLSEKLDQLEKNLELKFDMLDENQSKLGEDLMEFRRDASMLNDELSHINARLNTGILGSYDPQQIFKCKGTFVGHQGPVWCLCVYSTGDLLFSGSSDKTIKVWDTCTTYKCQKTLEGHDGIVLALCIQGNRLYSGSADCTIIVWDIQTLQKVNTIRAHDNPVCTLVSSHNMLFSGSLKAIKVWDIVGTELKLKKELTGLNHWVRALVASQNHLYSGSYQTIKIWDIRSLECVHVLQTSGGSVYSIAVTNHHIVCGTYENVIHVWDIESKEQVRTLTGHVGTVYALAVISTPDQTKVFSASYDRSLRVWSMDNMICTQTLLRHQGSVTTLAVSRGRLFSGAVDSTVKVWTC, from the exons ATGGAGGCTTCATTCGGTCCAACCTTTGCAGCCGTGGCTGCTGGAGCTAAAG CGGAAACATCCAGCACATACAAACAACATAGAAGAACTCCCTCATCTTCTAGCACCTTGACCTACTCCCCTCGGGATGATGACGATGGAATG CCACCAATCGGCACTCCTCGAAGGTCAGATTCAGCCATCTCAGTGCGATCTCTCCATTCGGAGTCCAACATGTCCCTTCGCTCCACTTTCTCGCTACACGAAGAGGAGGACGACATG gaACCCCAGGTATTTGCAGAACAACCATCAGTAAAACTTTGTTGCCAGTTGTGCTGCAATGTTTTCAAGGACCCTGTTATCACCACTTGTGGA CACACCTTCTGCAGACGATGTGCCTTGACCTCAG ACAAGTGTCCTGTGGATGTGGCAAAGCTGACGGTTGTGGTCAACAACATTGCAGTCGCCGAGCAGATCGGCGAACTTTTCATACACTGTAAATACGGCTGCAGAGCCACCGTGACTGGTGCAGGTGCTGGTGGGGCCTCCAACGCCACTGTGGCGGGGAAGCCTGGAACACATGAGGTGGACCCAGTGGGCTGCCCATTCACTATCAAACTATCTTCACGCAA AGAACACGAAGCCAGTTGTGACTACAGACCTGTTCGATGCCCTAACAACCCATCCTGCCCCCCTCTGCTCACCATGAACTTGGAGGCGCACCTCAAAGAATGCGAACACATCAAATGTCCTCACTCAAAATATGG CTGTACTTTTATCGGTAACCAGGATACATATGCAACCCACCTGGAAATGTGTAAATTTGAAGGACTGAAGGAGTTTCTGCAGCAGACAGATGACAG ATTCCATGAAATGCAGCTTACCTTAGCTCAGAAGGACCAAGACATTGCTTTCCTTCGCTCAATGTTGGGAAAACTCTCTGAGAAATTAGATCAGTTAGAAAAAAACCTGGAGCTCAAATTTG ACATGCTAGATGAGAATCAAAGTAAACTGGGTGAGGACCTTATGGAATTTCGCCGGGACGCCTCCATGCTCAAT GATGAGCTGTCCCACATAAATGCAAGACTCAACACGGGCATCCTGGGAT CATACGATCCTCAGCAAATTTTCAAGTGCAAAGGGACATTCGTTGGCCATCAGGGACCCGTTTGGTGTCTTTGTGTCTACTCTACTGGAGACCTGCTATTTTCTGGCTCCTCAGACAAGACCATCAAG GTATGGGATACGTGCACTACCTACAAATGTCAGAAAACCCTGGAAGGACATGATGGCATCGTGTTGGCGCTCTGTATCCAAGG GAACCGTCTCTACAGTGGCTCTGCAGACTGCACCATCATT GTATGGGACATCCAGACCCTTCAAAAAGTTAACACAATCCGTGCCCATGACAACCCCGTCTGTACGCTGGTGTCATCCCACAACATGTTATTCAGCGGCTCTCTTAAAGCCATTAAG GTCTGGGATATTGTGGGGACTGAGTTGAAGCTGAAGAAGGAGTTGACTGGACTGAATCACTGGGTCAGAGCACTGGTGGCCTCCCAGAATCACCTATACAGTGGATCATATCAGACcatcaag ATTTGGGACATCCGTTCCTTGGAATGCGTTCATGTCTTGCAGACAAGTGGGGGTAGTGTCTACTCTATCGCGGTCACCAATCATCACATAGTCTGTGGCACCTATGAGAATGTCATTCAT GTGTGGGACATTGAGTCTAAAGAGCAGGTGCGCACCCTGACAGGTCACGTAGGGACAGTGTATGCTCTTGCAGTCATCTCCACGCCTGACCAGACCAAAGTGTTCAGTGCCTCCTACGACCGTTCACTCAGG gtgTGGAGCATGGACAACATGATCTGTACTCAGACCCTGCTCAGACATCAGGGCAGCGTCACAACTCTGGCTGTGTCCCGAGGTCGCCTGTTCTCTGGGGCGGTGGACAGCACAGTGAAG GTGTGGACATGCTGA